One Primulina tabacum isolate GXHZ01 chromosome 10, ASM2559414v2, whole genome shotgun sequence DNA segment encodes these proteins:
- the LOC142505065 gene encoding uncharacterized protein LOC142505065 gives MKSETHIHQIFVRFGDPKIPTRSMIFRNPGPNFTLRHLKSFLFPGASVPQESLFFTLNGKLLSDATPLFPSSRIVPLSTLTANFRLCGGGGDGGATGAESRDCYLNMYAVKKPDKVDPNELRLSKWVNCSLSNEPLRHPLVIDKLGNLFNKEALVEGLLSKNLPKELGYIKGLKDMIAVELVQIPGVRGVDRAVKFQCPISGLEFNGKYKFFAMRSCGHVLSAKSLKEVKSSACLVCHKEFIENDKIVINGSEDEVTALWEKMKEEKAKKDHGKKSKKVTNVNEEEKPGQLTENGKKHRIDLVKGDGNGLSKKFKATDTMPANATKAVYESIFTSAKKSNFKETYSCRSLPLGRN, from the coding sequence ATGAAATCTGAAACTCATATTCACCAAATTTTTGTTCGATTCGGGGACCCTAAAATCCCCACCCGTTCCATGATTTTCCGAAACCCGGGCCCTAATTTTACTCTCCGACACCTGAAATCTTTCCTTTTTCCTGGAGCTTCGGTGCCCCAGGAATCCCTTTTCTTCACTCTAAATGGCAAGCTCCTGTCAGACGCCACTCCGCTCTTTCCGAGTTCTCGAATCGTCCCTTTGTCAACTCTCACCGCCAATTTCCGATTATGCGGCGGCGGAGGAGATGGAGGAGCCACCGGGGCAGAGTCTCGAGACTGCTATCTGAATATGTACGCCGTGAAGAAGCCGGATAAGGTGGACCCGAATGAGTTACGTCTCTCCAAATGGGTTAACTGTAGTTTATCCAACGAGCCGCTGAGGCACCCCCTAGTTATTGATAAATTGGGGAATTTGTTCAATAAGGAGGCTTTAGTCGAGGGGCTGCTTTCGAAGAATTTGCCTAAGGAGCTTGGGTATATCAAGGGTTTGAAGGATATGATCGCGGTTGAGCTGGTGCAGATACCTGGGGTCAGGGGTGTTGATAGGGCTGTGAAATTCCAATGCCCGATTTCGGGCCTAGAATTCAACGGGAAATACAAGTTTTTTGCCATGAGAAGTTGTGGGCATGTTTTGAGCGCAAAGagtttgaaggaggtgaagtcGTCGGCTTGTTTGGTTTGTCATAAAGAGTTTATAGAGAATGATAAAATTGTCATCAATGGGAGTGAAGATGAGGTAACTGCTTTGTGGGAGAAGATGAAGGAGGAGAAAGCTAAAAAGGATCATGGCAAGAAATCGAAGAAGGTGACCAATGTGAATGAGGAGGAGAAACCGGGGCAATTGACTGAGAATGGGAAGAAACATAGGATCGATTTAGTGAAAGGGGATGGCAATGGACTGTCTAAGAAGTTTAAGGCTACGGATACAATGCCAGCAAATGCAACCAAGGCTGTGTATGAATCGATTTTCACTTCAGCTAAGAAGTCAAATTTTAAGGAGACTTATAGCTGCAGATCATTGCCACTCGGTCGGAACTGA